One window from the genome of Eucalyptus grandis isolate ANBG69807.140 chromosome 7, ASM1654582v1, whole genome shotgun sequence encodes:
- the LOC104454064 gene encoding LOW QUALITY PROTEIN: protein RBL (The sequence of the model RefSeq protein was modified relative to this genomic sequence to represent the inferred CDS: inserted 1 base in 1 codon): MEAPIIDPLQGDFPEVIEEYLEHGIMKCIAFNRRGTLLAAGCTDGSCIIWDFETRGVAKELRDKECTAAITSVCWSXYGHRILVSASDKSLILWDVLSGEKIAHTTLQHTVLQACLHPGSSTPSICLACPFSSAPMIVDLNTGSTTALPVLTADVSNGATPLSRNKTSDTSVTYSPCNACFNKHGDLVYAGTSKGEILIIDHKNVRVCAIVLVSGGAVIKNVVFSRNGQYMLTNSNDRLIRIYKNLLPPKDGLKMLDELNESFNESDDVEKLKAIGSKCLELLHEFQDSITRVQWKAPCFSGDGEWVIGGAASRGEHKIYIWDRAGHLVKILEGPKEALMDLAWHPVHPIIISVSLTGLVYIWAKDYTENWSAFAPDFKELEENEEYVEREDEFDLVPETEKVKGLDVHEDDEVDVLTVERDSVFSDSDMSQEELCFLPAVPCLDIPEQQDKCVGSCSKLPDGNHSGSPLSVEAGQNGNASNHNSSPLEPMENSTADDTDGVRLKRKRKPSEKGLELQAEKVKKPVKPLKSSGRLSKTNKPVIDPDSSNGVYGDDGSD, from the exons CTGGATGCACCGATGGAAGTTGCATTATATGGGACTTTGAGACCCGGGGCGTCGCAAAAGAGCTCCGAGACAAAGAATGCACTGCTGCAATTACAAGTGTCTGCTGGT AATATGGTCACCGCATACTTGTGTCTGCTTCTGATAAGTCTCTTATTCTTTGGGATGTTCTAAGTGGAGAGAAGATAGCACATACGACTCTTCAGCATACCGTTCTACAAGCTTGTCTTCATCCTGGTTCCTCAACTCCATCTATTTGCCTGGCCTGCCCTTTCTCATCTGCTCCCATGATTGTTGACTTGAACACTGGAAGCACAACAGCTCTTCCAGTTTTGACTGCTGATGTGAGCAATGGAGCCACTCCTCTGTCCCGCAACAAGACATCAGATACATCAGTAACTTACTCTCCATGCAATGCCTGCTTTAACAAGCACGGGGATCTGGTTTATGCAGGAACCTCGAAGGGAGAAATACTTATAATTGATCACAAGAATGTCAGAGTGTGTGCCATCGTCCTTGTTTCTGGTGGCGCAGTTATAAAAAATGTCGTGTTTAGTAGAAATGGACAGTACATGTTGACAAATTCCAATGACCGGCTGATTAGAATCTATAAAAATCTTCTACCTCCTAAAGATGGATTAAAGATGCTTGATGAATTGAATGAGAGCTTCAATGAATCAGATGATGTGGAGAAATTGAAGGCTATTGGATCGAAGTGCTTAGAACTTCTCCATGAGTTTCAAGATTCCATCACTAGGGTCCAGTGGAAAGCACCTTGTTTTAGTGGTGATGGAGAGTGGGTGATTGGTGGTGCTGCAAGCAGAGGAGagcacaaaatttatatatggGATAGGGCCGGGCATCTTGTTAAAATTCTTGAAGGCCCAAAAGAAGCATTGATGGATTTGGCATGGCATCCTGTTCATCCCATTATCATTTCTGTTTCTTTGACTGGCTTGGTTTATATATGGGCTAAAGACTATACTGAAAATTGGAGTGCATTTGCTCCAGATTTCAAAGAGCTCGAGGAGAATGAGGAGTATGTCGAACGAGAAGATGAATTTGATCTGGTGCCTGAAACTGAAAAG GTAAAAGGACTAGATGttcatgaagatgatgaagttgATGTTTTGACTGTGGAGAGGGATTCAGTTTTTAGTGACTCAGATATGTCCCAGGAGGAACTATGCTTTTTGCCTGCAGTTCCTTGTCTCGATATTCCTGAGCAGCAAGACAAGTGTGTTGGCAGTTGTTCAAAGTTGCCAGATGGTAACCATTCTGGATCGCCACTTTCAGTAGAAGCTGGTCAGAATGGAAATGCAAGCAACCATAATTCAAGCCCTCTCGAAC CTATGGAGAATTCAACTGCTGATGACACAGACGGAGTGCGTTTAAAAAGAAAACGCAAACCTTCGGAGAAGGGGTTGGAATTGCAGGCTGAGAAGGTCAAGAAACCTGTGAAACCTTTAAAATCATCTGGTAGATTGTCAAAAACTAATAAACCTGTGATTGATCCGGATTCTAGTAATGGTGTATATGGAGATGATGGTTctgattga
- the LOC104455788 gene encoding chemocyanin-like has translation MVMMSVLILPSLSYAATYYVGDTYGWSYNIDLDSWAADKTFYVNDVLVFAYDNTYHNVVSVDANGYNTCSANSNYGVFTSGNDEITLTSAGTWYFICSYHCDFANQKMAVTVYSP, from the exons ATGGTGATGATGTCGGTGTTGATTCTTCCGTCCCTGAGCTATGCTGCTACGTATTATGTAGGGGACACATATGGCTGGTCTTATAATATTGATCTCGACTCGTGGGCTGCCGACAAGACTTTCTATGTCAATGATGTTTTAG TTTTCGCCTACGACAACACCTATCATAACGTGGTCTCCGTTGATGCCAATGGGTACAACACATGCTCAGCAAACTCGAACTACGGGGTTTTTACAAGTGGCAATGACGAGATAACATTGACAAGCGCCGGCACATGGTACTTCATCTGCTCGTATCACTGCGACTTCGCTAACCAGAAGATGGCAGTCACTGTCTATTCACCGTGA